A single region of the Acidobacteriota bacterium genome encodes:
- a CDS encoding glutathione S-transferase, which translates to MAAPLTLVIGNKNYSSWSLRPWALMTELGVPFGERMVKFDSADWEANIDTLSPTRLVPVLWEGEPGRGFATFDTSAIVERLAELYPDRGVWPVDARARARARSLVANFHSGYPALRSAMPMNIRSHHPGKGQEPEVMAEIERLTAFWRDTRAEFGTRSPYLFGNFSAADAYFLPVASRFATYEPPLPAEAQDYCRALLDTMAMRRWSTAARLETEFVPMDEPYADPP; encoded by the coding sequence ATGGCGGCGCCGCTCACCCTCGTCATCGGCAACAAGAACTACTCTTCCTGGTCGCTCCGACCCTGGGCTCTGATGACCGAGCTCGGCGTTCCGTTCGGAGAACGAATGGTGAAGTTCGACTCCGCCGATTGGGAGGCGAACATCGACACCCTGTCGCCCACGCGGCTCGTGCCCGTGCTGTGGGAGGGTGAACCCGGACGGGGGTTCGCGACGTTCGATACCTCGGCGATCGTCGAGAGGCTGGCGGAGCTCTATCCGGATCGTGGCGTCTGGCCGGTGGATGCCCGGGCCCGGGCCCGCGCCAGGTCCCTGGTCGCGAACTTCCACTCCGGCTACCCGGCGTTGCGCTCGGCCATGCCGATGAACATTCGCTCGCACCATCCGGGTAAGGGCCAGGAGCCGGAGGTCATGGCCGAAATCGAACGACTGACTGCGTTTTGGCGCGATACCCGAGCCGAGTTCGGCACGCGGAGCCCGTACCTGTTCGGCAACTTCTCGGCCGCCGACGCCTACTTCCTGCCGGTCGCCTCACGGTTCGCGACCTACGAGCCGCCACTGCCGGCGGAGGCCCAGGACTACTGCCGCGCCCTGCTCGACACGATGGCGATGCGCCGGTGGAGCACGGCGGCCCGGCTGGAGACGGAGTTCGTGCCCATGGACGAACCCTACGCCGACCCGCCCTGA
- a CDS encoding M48 family metallopeptidase, producing MIAREGLEELVVHENVRIPARVADTPRYIHLPDGGVCEVQDNDALDAAHARTRPDAESRADRFGRLRHRLDSTWRGAAAALAVTAAILYSFTEWGAPAVATVAVAATPPEVEAVIGDNLLTLFEQLRFLEPSELSPNRRNELLAAFEEMCRETGIENADLRFHSVGAPNAFAVPGGTVVLTDLLVELAEDDEEIIAVLAHELGHVSGRHVMRRVAQTSSMLVLWTAFTGDVSVATLSILGPDRLLAQRYSRSFERDADRFAFDYLLSAGIPPTRLSDIVGRLSGAGREAGARAGGSPLDWLSSHPGAAERARNAEEAAKQADGGEPADE from the coding sequence GTGATCGCACGTGAGGGTCTGGAGGAACTTGTCGTCCACGAGAACGTCCGGATACCCGCTCGCGTCGCCGACACGCCGCGCTACATCCACCTGCCGGACGGCGGCGTGTGCGAAGTTCAGGACAATGACGCTCTGGACGCCGCGCATGCTCGCACCCGCCCTGACGCCGAATCGCGAGCCGATCGTTTCGGGCGCCTGCGCCATCGGCTGGACAGCACCTGGCGGGGCGCGGCGGCCGCACTGGCGGTTACCGCGGCGATTCTCTACTCGTTCACCGAATGGGGCGCGCCGGCCGTCGCCACAGTCGCCGTCGCGGCAACACCACCCGAAGTGGAAGCCGTCATCGGCGACAACCTCCTGACCCTGTTCGAACAGCTTCGGTTTCTCGAGCCATCCGAACTCTCGCCGAACCGTCGCAACGAACTCCTGGCCGCCTTCGAGGAGATGTGCAGGGAGACTGGAATCGAGAACGCGGACCTCCGGTTCCACTCCGTCGGAGCTCCCAACGCATTCGCCGTACCGGGCGGCACCGTCGTTCTCACGGACCTCCTGGTGGAGTTGGCCGAGGACGACGAGGAAATCATCGCGGTTCTCGCCCACGAATTGGGGCACGTGTCGGGCCGCCACGTGATGCGAAGGGTGGCCCAGACGTCCTCGATGCTAGTTCTGTGGACGGCGTTCACAGGCGACGTGTCGGTCGCCACACTCTCCATCCTGGGGCCGGATCGGTTGCTGGCCCAGCGCTACTCGCGCTCCTTTGAACGTGACGCCGATCGATTCGCCTTCGACTATCTGCTCAGCGCCGGGATTCCGCCGACCCGACTCAGCGACATCGTGGGTCGGCTCAGCGGTGCCGGCCGGGAAGCGGGCGCACGAGCGGGTGGCAGCCCGCTGGACTGGCTTTCCAGCCACCCGGGCGCTGCAGAGCGCGCCCGCAACGCGGAAGAAGCCGCGAAGCAAGCCGACGGCGGCGAACCTGCCGACGAGTGA
- a CDS encoding YjgN family protein yields the protein MTNEPRHDAFNERSGRDSASGDDPDSMSLGDLLDQGGEIGGLVGEPSEDDTSGGSQARKLRFTADGREYFRIWIVNVALTLLTLGIYSAWAKVRARRYLYGSVWLGDAAFDYTANPVAILRGRILVATVLVLLWVAQLFSIVYYYAALLALMPLVPWVVVRARSFQMRNSRHRGIALDFRGKYWDAAVWYPLSWAASLATLGLARPFTVFGRDRFLVEESRFGAEPFSFAGKPRPYYGMYVVTAIVVGVLYVGGLVALFVAITASIMATGSDPGDASLDMRLFLLAMVAIAAAISLFILAYLRTRLLSYRWSNTRLGEDTFSLALSFSKMLWLYVSNAALIIGTSGLFIPFARIRVLRYVVGQFSVIQTDTERMFEAGETQSVAATGAEAAGEFGLEIGI from the coding sequence ATGACGAACGAGCCCAGACACGACGCGTTCAACGAGCGGTCCGGCCGGGACAGCGCCAGCGGCGACGATCCCGACTCCATGTCGCTGGGCGATCTCCTCGATCAGGGCGGTGAGATCGGCGGACTCGTCGGTGAACCAAGCGAAGACGACACCAGCGGCGGTTCCCAAGCTCGGAAACTCCGCTTCACGGCCGACGGCCGGGAGTACTTCCGCATCTGGATCGTCAACGTCGCCCTGACGCTCCTGACGCTCGGGATCTACTCGGCCTGGGCGAAGGTGCGAGCCAGACGCTACCTCTACGGCAGCGTCTGGCTCGGCGACGCCGCCTTCGACTACACCGCGAACCCGGTTGCCATCCTGCGTGGACGGATCCTCGTTGCCACCGTCCTGGTGCTTCTCTGGGTCGCCCAGCTCTTCTCCATCGTCTACTACTACGCGGCGCTTCTCGCCCTGATGCCGCTCGTGCCATGGGTCGTTGTGCGCGCCCGGTCCTTCCAGATGCGCAACTCCAGGCATCGCGGTATCGCCCTCGACTTCCGCGGCAAGTACTGGGACGCCGCAGTCTGGTATCCGTTGTCCTGGGCCGCATCGCTCGCGACCCTGGGCCTTGCGAGACCTTTCACGGTCTTCGGGCGCGACCGTTTCCTGGTCGAGGAATCCCGTTTCGGCGCCGAGCCGTTCAGCTTCGCCGGCAAACCCCGGCCCTACTACGGGATGTACGTAGTCACCGCGATTGTCGTCGGCGTCCTGTACGTCGGCGGACTCGTCGCCCTGTTCGTCGCAATCACCGCGTCGATCATGGCTACGGGTTCCGATCCTGGCGATGCCTCACTCGACATGCGCCTCTTTCTCCTCGCCATGGTGGCCATCGCTGCAGCGATCAGCCTGTTCATCCTGGCCTACCTGCGCACCCGCCTGCTCAGCTACCGGTGGAGCAACACCCGGCTCGGCGAGGACACCTTCAGCCTGGCTCTCTCCTTCTCGAAGATGTTGTGGCTGTACGTGAGCAACGCCGCCCTGATCATCGGCACGTCCGGCCTGTTCATTCCCTTCGCCCGCATTCGGGTGCTTCGGTACGTCGTGGGCCAGTTCTCCGTCATCCAGACAGACACCGAACGGATGTTCGAGGCAGGCGAAACCCAAAGCGTAGCTGCGACCGGCGCCGAGGCCGCCGGCGAGTTCGGACTGGAGATCGGCATTTGA
- a CDS encoding phytanoyl-CoA dioxygenase family protein — MEKLTHAQREQWAIDGYIRVEQALSPDQVAFFDAELDRVRQLPGWEPSPDGPLGHYAWLDHAVDRDPEGFMDRRVLLHYDQAFLDLMDASPVFDLIRDIMGPYVVLSMTQAIVRPSNPRWPGYTHTDGGEALRRIRVTETSLPLAMKGMYLLSDITDEDCGNFTVFPGSHMRPFPDRPYPAPGPKTPGAVQLKGKAGDCILFPHSLWHGPSVNASPRARKTILYNYCQLFLRTYDPEPTPEVLERCTPRQRRLLGDLGYDFRPGSYFYAPQDQVDVIVGEDA, encoded by the coding sequence ATGGAGAAACTGACCCACGCCCAACGCGAACAATGGGCGATCGACGGCTACATTCGCGTCGAACAGGCGCTGTCACCGGACCAGGTCGCGTTCTTCGACGCCGAGCTCGACCGTGTCCGCCAACTACCAGGTTGGGAGCCGAGCCCGGACGGACCGTTGGGCCACTACGCCTGGCTCGACCACGCCGTCGACCGTGACCCCGAGGGCTTCATGGACCGCCGGGTCCTGCTCCACTACGACCAGGCCTTCCTCGACCTGATGGACGCGTCTCCCGTCTTCGACCTGATCAGGGACATCATGGGCCCCTACGTCGTGCTCAGCATGACCCAGGCGATCGTTCGACCGTCCAACCCGCGCTGGCCGGGCTACACCCACACCGACGGCGGTGAGGCGCTCCGCCGCATCCGCGTCACCGAGACCAGTCTGCCGCTGGCGATGAAGGGGATGTACCTGCTCTCCGACATCACGGACGAGGACTGCGGCAACTTCACCGTCTTCCCCGGCAGCCACATGCGCCCGTTCCCCGACCGGCCCTACCCCGCCCCGGGCCCGAAGACGCCGGGCGCCGTCCAGCTCAAGGGCAAGGCCGGCGACTGCATCCTCTTCCCGCACTCGCTCTGGCACGGTCCGTCCGTCAACGCGTCGCCTCGTGCCCGCAAGACGATCCTCTACAACTACTGCCAGTTGTTCCTGCGCACGTACGATCCGGAACCAACGCCCGAAGTCCTGGAACGCTGCACGCCGCGGCAGCGCCGCCTGCTCGGCGACCTCGGTTACGACTTCCGGCCGGGCTCGTACTTCTACGCGCCCCAGGACCAGGTCGACGTGATCGTCGGCGAGGACGCCTGA
- a CDS encoding M28 family peptidase, whose amino-acid sequence MHPGGHSAHQRRLAGAALCACMALACSSIAGPGPERPALPAEPRQGPLTGLLDDLGRIVGRETVDRGDELLRMFQERGLEPSVQEFPATATERQPRESGKNLIATVGEGPRDIVVGAHYDVVRLQDGTVVGGAVDNGAASVVLTRVAETLGRHELSHRVRVVLFDLEEAGLLGSQAYVQAEGAARVAAMVNVDVVVGDETLMYGPTSHEGNDTVYRSLRVACAAREIACMGFPRYPPSDDRPFQAAGIPNVSLAMNGATASHQMWLALNAGPESGLREGFMPEVFGIIHSSRDTIEHVSEAAMNHLHDLVVALVLELDRAL is encoded by the coding sequence GTGCACCCCGGCGGCCACTCCGCCCACCAGCGCCGGCTGGCAGGCGCCGCGCTGTGCGCTTGCATGGCGCTGGCGTGTTCCAGCATCGCCGGCCCGGGCCCGGAGCGCCCGGCGCTCCCCGCGGAACCACGGCAAGGCCCGCTGACCGGCCTGCTCGACGATCTGGGTCGGATCGTCGGCCGCGAGACGGTGGATCGCGGCGACGAACTGCTTCGCATGTTCCAGGAGCGCGGGCTCGAACCTTCTGTCCAGGAGTTTCCGGCTACCGCAACAGAGCGGCAGCCGCGAGAAAGCGGGAAGAACCTGATCGCCACGGTCGGTGAAGGTCCTCGCGACATCGTGGTCGGCGCGCACTACGACGTGGTCCGGCTCCAGGACGGCACGGTCGTCGGCGGCGCCGTGGACAACGGCGCTGCCTCGGTCGTCCTGACCAGGGTCGCGGAAACCCTGGGGCGACATGAGTTGAGCCACCGCGTCCGGGTCGTTCTCTTCGACCTTGAGGAAGCCGGGCTCCTCGGCTCTCAGGCCTACGTGCAGGCGGAAGGCGCCGCTCGCGTCGCCGCCATGGTCAACGTCGACGTGGTCGTCGGCGACGAGACGCTGATGTACGGACCGACCTCCCACGAGGGAAACGACACCGTCTACCGCAGCCTCCGCGTCGCCTGCGCCGCGCGCGAGATCGCGTGCATGGGTTTCCCCCGCTATCCCCCGAGCGACGATCGCCCTTTTCAGGCCGCGGGCATCCCCAACGTCTCGCTCGCCATGAACGGCGCCACGGCGTCGCATCAGATGTGGCTCGCCCTGAACGCGGGGCCCGAGTCCGGGCTCCGCGAGGGCTTCATGCCCGAGGTCTTCGGGATCATTCACTCGAGCAGAGACACCATCGAGCACGTCAGTGAAGCTGCGATGAACCATCTTCACGACCTGGTCGTCGCTCTCGTGCTTGAACTGGACAGGGCTCTCTGA